Genomic segment of Flavobacteriales bacterium:
TGATAGAATTTCAATTTTATCCCCTGGTTGAACCTTTGTGTTTGACTTTATGTATTTGTCATTTATCCAAATTTTTCCTTCGTCAATGGCTCTTTGAATCTTGCTTCTGGTAATGTTTTCAATACGTTCGGTCAAAAATTTATCTACCCTCAAAGGTGTTTGACCTTTGTCAACAATAAATTCTTGAATCACAAACGGCTTTCTATCTTCCGGATTTATAATTTCTTCAATCACTCAATTCGTCTTTATATTGATTTTTTTTTTGCAAACACATTTGTTGAAATGAATTGTCAAAAAGTGTTGTATAGGCTTAAATTTGCTGCGAAAATATATTTTTAGAAATGATTACCCACGAAGATTCGCTTAAAGATTTCTCATCTCAGATAAAATTCAGCATAGAGAACTATTCCGGTCATGGACTATTGGCCGATGATTTGGATGTGATTTTATTAGGTGGTTTAGGAGGTTCTGGAATAGCTGCGGCCATTGCCAAAAATTGGTTTTTTACAAAGGCCAACCGCCCTATTGAGACAGTTAATGATTATCATCTTCCGGCCTATGTTAGCTCCAAATCGTTGGTTGTTTTAAATTCCTATTCTGGCAATACGGAGGAAACCTTGAGTTTGTATAAAGAGGCAAAAGAGAAGGGATGCAAAATTATTGTTCTTTCTTCGGGAGGCCGAATAACTGACTTGGCCGAGCAAGATGGTATTAAGACATACCCGCTCATGGCTGGTTTTCAGCCTCGTCAATCCATCGGTTTAGGCTTAACTTTTATGTTTTTAATTTTAGGCGAGCTATTTGGTATGGATTTAACGTCAGAGCTAACAGAAGTGGGGGAGAAGTTGGATCAAAATCAAGATAGACTTATTGATTCTGCGGCAAAAATCAGCACATTTGTATCATCGAGCGTACAGAATAAATATGTGATAATTACCGATCGTGAAATGCACGCCGTTGGGGTTCGATTTGCCAATCAAATTCAGGAGAATGCCAAGTTGGAGGCATTTGTGCATGTGGTGCCTGAGTGCAACCATAATGTGATTGAAAGCTATATTGACCGATTAAACTCTAACTTTTTCTTGATTTATACAGAGGAGAATGTGAGAATTGGCAGTCGTTTTGAGTTTTTGACCGGACATTTGGAAATGGAAAACAACAAGGTTTTTCCCATGTTGGTGCCAG
This window contains:
- a CDS encoding SIS domain-containing protein codes for the protein MITHEDSLKDFSSQIKFSIENYSGHGLLADDLDVILLGGLGGSGIAAAIAKNWFFTKANRPIETVNDYHLPAYVSSKSLVVLNSYSGNTEETLSLYKEAKEKGCKIIVLSSGGRITDLAEQDGIKTYPLMAGFQPRQSIGLGLTFMFLILGELFGMDLTSELTEVGEKLDQNQDRLIDSAAKISTFVSSSVQNKYVIITDREMHAVGVRFANQIQENAKLEAFVHVVPECNHNVIESYIDRLNSNFFLIYTEENVRIGSRFEFLTGHLEMENNKVFPMLVPEYSIYSIYNIIYRLDWVSVMIANQIHADLMHVPTITSLKEYLESIEEIEDFTEEDEG